GAGAACAGCGTGAAGCTGCTCGCCATGCCCAACCGCGCCGGCTTCTTCGTGGTGCGCCTGCAGAAGATCATCCCCGGCGACGCCAATGCCCAGCCGCAGCTGGTGACCAACACGCAGCGCAGCTTCGACCAGACGCTGGGCGGCGAATATGCCGAGCAGTTCGCCGTCGCCGCGCGCACCGCGGTGGGCGTGGTCCGCGACGACAAGGCGATCGCCAAGCTCAAGCGCGAGCTGAGCGGCGCCCCCGCCGCCGAATGAGCCAAGGGCAGGGCGTGACGGCCGGCGTTTCCGGGGGCGGAACGGGCGACGCGGCGGCGCTCGCCGCGCTTGCTGCGGGGCGCCCGGCGCTGGTCCATCGCCGACAGATCGCCGACACCGACACGCCCGTCTCCGCGGCGCTCAAGCTGATGGAGCCGGGGCGCGGCGACTTCCTGCTCGAATCGGTCGAGGGCGGCGCCGTCCGTGGCCGCTACAGCCTGCTCGGCATCGCCCCCGACCTGATGTTCCGCGCCGAGGGCGACTCGGCGGCGATCAACCCGCACTGGCTGACCGACCGCAACGCCTTCGCGCCGGTGGACGGCGGCGCGCTCGCCGCGCTGCGCGCGCTGGTCGCGCGCTGCCGGATGGACGTGCCGGAGGATCTGCCCCCAGCCCTCGCCTGCCTGGTTGGCTATTTCGGCTATGAGACGGTCGGCCTCGTCGAACGCCTGCCGCGCGCCGGCGCCAGCCCGATCGGCCTGCCCGACATGCTGTTCGCGCGGCCGACCCTGCTGCTGGTGTTCGACCGGCTGGCCGACGTGCTCCACCTCGTCGCTCCGGTCTGGCCCGAAGGCGCGGGCACGCCCGACCAGAAGATCGCCGCCGCGGTCGACCGGATCGGCGCCGCTGCCGCCCGGCTCGCGGCCCCCCTGCCGGCGCGCGCCGAAGACGCGCCCATCGCCGATCCCACGCTGGCGGTGACGCCGGTGCTGGCGCCCGGCCGCTACGAAGCGATGGTGGCGCGCGCGAAGGACTATATCGCCGCGGGCGACATCTTCCAGGTGGTGCTGGCGCAGCGCTTCACCGCGCCCTTCCCGCTACCGCCCTTCGATCTCTACCGCGCGCTGCGCCGGATCAACCCCAGCCCCTTCCTCTACCATCTCGACCTGCCCGGCTTTGCGCTGACCGGTTCCAGCCCCGAGATCCTCGTGCGCGCCCGCGCCGGCGAGGTGACGATCCGCCCGATCGCCGGCACCCGCCCACGCGGCGCGACCGCCGCCGAGGACGCCCGCCTGCGCGCCGAACTGCTCGCCGACCCCAAGGAACGCGCCGAACATCTGATGCTGCTCGATCTCGGCCGCAACGATGTCGGCCGCGTCGCCACACCCGGCAGCGTGACCGTGACGGACAGCTACACGGTCGAATATTACAGCCATGTGATGCACATCGTCTCGAACGTGGTCGGCCGGCTCGACCCGTCGAAGGATGCGCTCGACGCGCTGTTCGCGGGCTTCCCCGCGGGCACCGTCAGCGGCGCCCCCAAGGTCCGCGCGTGCGAGATCATCGCCGAGCTCGAGCCCGAGGCGCGCGGCGCCTATGCCGGCGGCGTCGGCTATTTCTCGCCGGACGGCTCGATGGATTCGTGCATCGTGCTGCGCACCGCGGTGGTGAAGGATGGGGTGATGCATGTGCAGGCCGGCGCCGGCATCGTCGCCGACAGCGATCCCGCCGCCGAGCAGCGCGAGTGCGAGGCGAAATCCGGCGCCCTGCTCGCGGCGGCGCGCGAGGCGCTCAGGCAGGCGACGGAAGCGGGCTTCGGGCAGTAGCCGCTCTTTTCCGCCCCGACGCTGCGTGTCGGGGAGGACAAAGCAGGCTCACATCATCGGCCCATAGCCCAGATAGGTCACCATGAAGCTGATGATCGTCAGCACCAGCCCCAGCAGGAAGGCGCGATAGGCGAGCCCCAGGAACCGGTACTTCTTGCGCTGGAGCACCTGGCCGTTCTGGTAGATGTCGCGCAGCATCGTCCGGAACAGCGTCTCCTCATCCTCCAGCCGGTCGATCACCGCGTCCGCGAACTCTTGCTCGGACATCGTGGTGAAGGTGCCGAAGAACAGGATGTTGCGATCCTCCGCCGGCGGCGTGCCGGTGGCGGGCAGCACCGCATAGACCGCCAGCATCGCCGAGATGAACGAGAAGAAGGCGAGGACCATCAGCGGCAGCGCGAATCCGCCGGCGCGCACCTGGCCGATCGAAATGGTGAACACGACGAAGGTGCCGCCCATCAGGATCGAGGCCTTCTGGTCCGCCATCTGGCTGAGCGCGACGTTGATCTGCTGGGTCGTCCGGATCAAGTGCACGGCGTGAACAGAGAAATTCCGCTTCCGTTTCGATTCGTCTGCGTCCATGCGCCCCCCGCCCGTGTCGCCGTTTTCCTTAAACATGCCCATTTGCCGCCGCAATCGCTTGGCAAGCGCATCGTCACATCGGTAAGGACCGCGCATGACAGACCGTGCCCAGATTTTCGACATCGTCGCCGAGCAGATCGCGCCCTTCAACAAGAAGGGCATCGCGCTGACCGAGAGCACCACCTTCGCCGGCGACCTGGAATGGGACAGCCTGACGGTGATGGACTTCGTCGCCGCCGTGGAAGACGCGTTCGACATCATCATCACGATGAACATGCAGGCCGAGATCGAGACGGTCGGCCAGCTCGTCGACGCCGTCGCCAAGCTCAAGGGTTGATCGCAGGATGACCGAGGCCGCCCAGACCGCGCATGACGCGCGCACGCCCGAAGAGATCGCCGGCGCGCGCGACCTGTTCTCCAAGTTCGACGGGCTGATCGCCGAGCGACAGGCGCTGCTGGATACCGGCGTGCGCGATCCGTTCGCGATCGTGATGGACGAGGTGAAATCGCCCACCCTCGCCATCATCAAGGGCAAGGAAACCATCCTGCTCGGCACCTACAACTATATGGGCATGACGTTCGATGCGGACGTGGTGCAGGCCGGCAAGGATGCGCTCGATGCGTTCGGCGCCGGCACCACCGGCAGCCGCGTGCTCAACGGCACCTATCAGGGCCACCGGGACGTCGAGGACGCGCTGAAGGACTTCTTCGGCACCGACCATGCGATGGTGTTCTCCACCGGCTATCAGGCCAATCTCGGCATGATCTCCACCCTCGCCGGCAAAGGCGACTATGTGGTGATCGATGCGGACAGCCACGCGTCCATCTATGACGGCTGCTTCCTGGGCGACGCCGAAGTCGTCCGCTTCCGCCACAACAGCGTCGAGGATCTCGACAAGCGCCTCGGCCGGCTGCCGAAGGAGGCGCAAAAGCTGGTCGTGCTGGAAGGCGTCTATTCGATGCTGGGCGACATCGCGCCGCTGCCCGAGATGGTCGCCGCGGTGCGCAAGCATCCCAACTGCATGATCCTGTGCGACGAGGCCCATGGCATGGGCTTCTTCGGCGAGCATGGCCGCGGCGTGTTCGAGGAACAGGGCATGGAGGGCGAGATCGATTTCATCGTCGGCACCTTCTCCAAGTCGGTCGGCACAGTCGGCGGCTTCTGCGTCTCGAACCATCCCAAGTTCAACGTGCTGCGGCTGGTGTGTCGCCCCTATGTGTTCACCGCCTCGCTGCCGCCGAGCGTGGTCGCCACCGCCGCCACCTCGATCCGCAAGCTGATGCATGCACAGGACAAGCGCGCGCACCTGTGGGAAAACAGCCGCAAGCTGCACGGCGGCCTCAAGGCGCTGGGCTTCACCTTGGGCAGCGACACGCCGCAATCCGCGATCATCGCCGTCATCCTCACCGACCAGGCACAGGCGGTGGCAATGTGGCAGGCGCTGCTCGAGCTCGGCCTCTACGTGAACATGGCCCGCCCCCCCGCGACCCCCGCCGGCATGTTCCTGCTGCGCTGCTCGCTGTGTGCGGAACACAGCGCGGCGCAGGTGGACCAGATCCTTGAGATGTTCGAAGCAGCGGGCAAGGCGACTGGCGCGATTGCCTGATTCCCCCTTCGGTCTTCTCCCCTCCCGCTTGCGGGAGGGGTCGGGGGAGGGCCTGTCCGGGATAGGTGCGAGCGTCAAAACACGCCCTCCCCTAGCCCCTCCCGCAAGCGGGAGGGGAATGTTTCACCGCACCGCCCCCGACGTCAGCAGCTTCGGCAACAGCACCACCGCCCCCAGCAGCGGCCAGCGCCGCTGCCACGGCCGGATCTCGATCGCGGTGCCGGCGTGGCGGTTGATCTTCCAGGCGAGATAATCGATGCCGCCGGCGAAGGTCAGGCTCGCCTTGGCGAGGCGCAGCACCGACAGCGTCTTGCCCTGCAGCCGCCGCAGCCGCCAGCGCCGCCGCGCGGCAGCCGCGCTCTCATCCTCGCCCAGCAGCGCCAGCGCCGGCGCGGTGAAGGCGCGGTAGCGCGCCGGATCGGCATCCACCATCGCGCCCGGCCGGGCGTTGCGCTCGGCGCGCAGTTCGGCGCCATAGGTCAAGGTGAAGGCCGCGCGCCACAGCGTCAGCGGGTCGCCACCATCCTCCCCCGCCAGCGGCCGCGCCGCGCCCAGCAATGTCGGCGCCGCGCGCGAGACCGCCATGATCGCCCGCCGCCCGGCTTCGGCATCCGCCGCCCAGACCAGTCGGCTCGGCTGCGCGAAGCGCGCCCAGACCGACACGTTGAGCGTCGCCGGCCCGTTCAGCCGGTCGAAATCCGCCTCGCTCAGCACCGCATATTTGGCGGCGAGCCCGTCATGCGCGAACGGGAAGACGTTGGGCGGCAGCAGCCGGTTCGCCGCCGCGCGCCAGCCGCCGCCATAGGCCGCGCGATAGGAGGAGACGATCACGTA
The window above is part of the Sphingomonas sanxanigenens DSM 19645 = NX02 genome. Proteins encoded here:
- the trpE gene encoding anthranilate synthase component I, which gives rise to MSQGQGVTAGVSGGGTGDAAALAALAAGRPALVHRRQIADTDTPVSAALKLMEPGRGDFLLESVEGGAVRGRYSLLGIAPDLMFRAEGDSAAINPHWLTDRNAFAPVDGGALAALRALVARCRMDVPEDLPPALACLVGYFGYETVGLVERLPRAGASPIGLPDMLFARPTLLLVFDRLADVLHLVAPVWPEGAGTPDQKIAAAVDRIGAAAARLAAPLPARAEDAPIADPTLAVTPVLAPGRYEAMVARAKDYIAAGDIFQVVLAQRFTAPFPLPPFDLYRALRRINPSPFLYHLDLPGFALTGSSPEILVRARAGEVTIRPIAGTRPRGATAAEDARLRAELLADPKERAEHLMLLDLGRNDVGRVATPGSVTVTDSYTVEYYSHVMHIVSNVVGRLDPSKDALDALFAGFPAGTVSGAPKVRACEIIAELEPEARGAYAGGVGYFSPDGSMDSCIVLRTAVVKDGVMHVQAGAGIVADSDPAAEQRECEAKSGALLAAAREALRQATEAGFGQ
- a CDS encoding Pycsar system effector family protein, whose product is MHLIRTTQQINVALSQMADQKASILMGGTFVVFTISIGQVRAGGFALPLMVLAFFSFISAMLAVYAVLPATGTPPAEDRNILFFGTFTTMSEQEFADAVIDRLEDEETLFRTMLRDIYQNGQVLQRKKYRFLGLAYRAFLLGLVLTIISFMVTYLGYGPMM
- a CDS encoding acyl carrier protein is translated as MTDRAQIFDIVAEQIAPFNKKGIALTESTTFAGDLEWDSLTVMDFVAAVEDAFDIIITMNMQAEIETVGQLVDAVAKLKG
- the spt gene encoding serine palmitoyltransferase, giving the protein MTEAAQTAHDARTPEEIAGARDLFSKFDGLIAERQALLDTGVRDPFAIVMDEVKSPTLAIIKGKETILLGTYNYMGMTFDADVVQAGKDALDAFGAGTTGSRVLNGTYQGHRDVEDALKDFFGTDHAMVFSTGYQANLGMISTLAGKGDYVVIDADSHASIYDGCFLGDAEVVRFRHNSVEDLDKRLGRLPKEAQKLVVLEGVYSMLGDIAPLPEMVAAVRKHPNCMILCDEAHGMGFFGEHGRGVFEEQGMEGEIDFIVGTFSKSVGTVGGFCVSNHPKFNVLRLVCRPYVFTASLPPSVVATAATSIRKLMHAQDKRAHLWENSRKLHGGLKALGFTLGSDTPQSAIIAVILTDQAQAVAMWQALLELGLYVNMARPPATPAGMFLLRCSLCAEHSAAQVDQILEMFEAAGKATGAIA